A window of the Branchiibius hedensis genome harbors these coding sequences:
- a CDS encoding rod shape-determining protein — MATRWGFGADLAIDLGTATTVIYQRGAGVMLDEPSLIATDPRTGALLAVGQDGYEMLGRAPGQVQLVRPLVGGVIRDPLGTERMVRHLVTSLRPSRIVRPRMAVALPGHVSPLERAAVEDAVLRSGARSVFTVDGTLAAAIGAEQHVSGPAACLIADLGAGKTDLALISLGGAVVARTLPVGGDTMDSAIVDWMTRQHRLLLGTRTAEDIKVRIGSAGARGPAGSMRVRGRDIDSGLPRTVVVSPEDVRTALGPVVSQLRDALVALIGQAPPELVGDLVNDGLTLTGGGALLHGLPEYLSEALHVPVRVAENPRWSTALGVGRCVEDFRGMRSMLTESVR, encoded by the coding sequence GTGGCGACGCGGTGGGGATTCGGTGCGGATCTGGCCATCGACCTCGGCACCGCAACCACCGTCATCTACCAACGCGGCGCGGGAGTGATGCTCGACGAACCGTCGTTGATCGCGACCGACCCGCGCACCGGTGCCTTGTTGGCCGTTGGCCAGGACGGGTACGAGATGCTCGGCCGAGCCCCCGGCCAGGTGCAACTGGTGCGTCCGTTGGTCGGCGGCGTCATTCGGGATCCGCTGGGCACCGAACGCATGGTGCGTCATCTGGTCACCTCGCTGCGCCCCTCACGGATCGTGCGACCGCGGATGGCCGTTGCCCTGCCCGGTCACGTCAGCCCGTTGGAACGGGCCGCCGTCGAGGATGCGGTGTTGCGCAGTGGAGCACGCTCGGTTTTCACCGTGGACGGCACGTTGGCTGCGGCCATCGGCGCCGAGCAACACGTCAGTGGGCCCGCCGCGTGCCTCATCGCCGACCTGGGCGCCGGTAAGACGGATCTGGCGTTGATCAGTCTGGGTGGGGCGGTGGTGGCGCGCACCCTGCCCGTCGGTGGCGACACCATGGACAGCGCGATCGTGGACTGGATGACCCGCCAGCACCGACTGTTGCTGGGCACCCGCACGGCCGAGGACATCAAGGTCCGGATCGGCTCGGCAGGTGCCCGAGGGCCGGCCGGCTCGATGCGGGTGCGGGGCCGGGACATCGACTCCGGCCTACCCCGCACCGTGGTCGTCAGCCCGGAGGACGTGCGCACCGCCCTCGGGCCCGTTGTCAGCCAACTGCGCGATGCCCTGGTCGCCCTGATCGGCCAGGCACCCCCGGAACTGGTCGGCGATCTGGTGAACGACGGCTTGACGCTGACCGGTGGTGGCGCCCTCCTGCACGGCCTGCCGGAGTATCTGTCCGAGGCGCTGCACGTGCCCGTGCGGGTGGCCGAGAACCCCCGGTGGAGTACGGCGCTCGGCGTCGGCCGCTGTGTCGAGGACTTCCGCGGGATGCGATCCATGCTCACCGAAAGCGTGCGCTGA
- the mreC gene encoding rod shape-determining protein MreC: MRRPSAKAWVGVAAAATLAVAVVDQASPHLLAPVREVAADVWSPLQRAVGSTDERVRTLTAERDAADRRLADAQQLQSDRAAVEKLLGSSAAAGHTLRAAQVIAFETNPKTAVVQRITLDVGSDDGIHSDRAVISADGLVGRVSAVAKTSCEVTVVTDPSSVVAARVGSGVLGTVTGKSPTGVAAHAPGDVSVVVVAGGGLARGDRVSTLGSLGGTPYPPGLVIGTVVNVDPHSDTRPASATVRPAIDLSRLDVVGVLTS, translated from the coding sequence GTGCGACGACCATCGGCAAAGGCGTGGGTGGGCGTGGCCGCCGCGGCGACACTGGCCGTCGCCGTGGTGGACCAGGCCAGCCCGCACCTGCTGGCGCCGGTGCGCGAGGTTGCGGCCGACGTGTGGTCGCCGCTGCAACGAGCGGTCGGCTCCACCGACGAGCGGGTGCGAACTCTGACCGCCGAGCGGGATGCGGCGGATCGTCGGCTGGCAGACGCGCAGCAGCTCCAGAGTGACCGGGCCGCCGTGGAGAAGCTGCTGGGATCGTCGGCCGCCGCCGGACACACGCTGCGGGCGGCTCAGGTGATCGCCTTCGAAACCAATCCGAAAACGGCTGTGGTGCAACGGATCACGCTGGACGTCGGTAGTGATGACGGTATCCACAGTGACCGGGCCGTGATCAGTGCCGATGGTCTGGTCGGTCGGGTCTCCGCCGTCGCCAAGACCAGCTGCGAAGTCACGGTGGTGACCGACCCGTCAAGTGTGGTGGCCGCCCGGGTGGGAAGCGGCGTACTGGGGACAGTCACCGGGAAGTCGCCCACGGGGGTCGCTGCGCACGCTCCCGGCGACGTCAGTGTCGTCGTGGTCGCGGGGGGCGGGCTCGCGCGCGGGGACCGGGTGAGCACGCTGGGCAGTCTTGGTGGGACGCCTTATCCGCCCGGTCTGGTGATCGGCACCGTCGTCAACGTCGATCCGCACAGTGACACGCGGCCCGCGTCGGCGACGGTACGGCCCGCTATCGATCTGAGCCGTCTCGATGTCGTCGGGGTGCTCACCTCATGA
- the mreD gene encoding rod shape-determining protein MreD produces MTLWPPGLGVWRVAFALLGVLLAGTLLPRFPLAPDLLAVLVVSVGLSAGPVAGAAAGLAVGWLLDLVPPGGQPLGAGAISYLLVGLLGGVTARWWRTSALAPALIAAAAAAVVQVIRLLGRAALGAALPVGAAAGIVALTALLGALLLPPLVVWQRRLATRRWA; encoded by the coding sequence ATGACGCTGTGGCCGCCCGGACTGGGGGTGTGGCGCGTGGCGTTCGCGCTGCTCGGCGTACTGCTGGCGGGCACGCTGCTGCCGCGGTTCCCGCTCGCCCCGGACCTCTTGGCGGTGCTGGTCGTATCCGTCGGGCTGAGTGCTGGACCGGTGGCCGGCGCCGCGGCGGGCTTGGCGGTCGGCTGGTTGCTGGACCTGGTCCCGCCGGGCGGTCAACCGCTGGGGGCGGGCGCGATCAGCTATCTGCTGGTGGGTCTGCTCGGCGGGGTCACCGCACGCTGGTGGCGGACCTCGGCGCTGGCGCCGGCACTCATCGCGGCCGCGGCGGCAGCAGTGGTGCAGGTCATCCGGCTCCTCGGGCGCGCCGCGCTCGGGGCCGCGCTGCCGGTCGGTGCGGCCGCCGGCATCGTTGCGTTGACTGCCCTGCTGGGTGCGTTGTTGCTGCCACCGTTGGTGGTGTGGCAACGGCGCCTGGCCACCCGGCGGTGGGCGTGA
- a CDS encoding penicillin-binding transpeptidase domain-containing protein, protein MATAPGHPAVGVNTRSAARLVVVLAVTVVVCAGLILRLGQVQLTDATPGSALLGQNATRSISVTAPRGQIQAADGTVLVGNSLHPVLTISPTVLADQADGGRQLLTRVARELAVPAEDLIGRSKVCGTKGAAVVPLCFSGSPVAPIPIMDNPPMTQVLGMLERPADFPGLALQQIPERSYPQDHPGGINLAQVLGYLGSVNQAELTADPALTAQDVVGRAGLELTYNAALQGTPGTVTYAVDDRGLPISVAAQTPAVQGDTVRTHLITALQHRSEAALAAGLTKAKAPAGAVVVLDASDGGVVAMTSQPTYDPAVWTGGISQAEYTKISNALSNRAVSEVQPPGSTFKAVTLPGAIAAGASPSGSYSCPSSVRIGNREFTNFESESYGSISMTTALEVSCDTVFYRWAYQQWQKEGGLAASPSTTSPFAVSARDFHLGQRTGVDLPAEAAGLIPDRAWKLDQWQQTKTQICARAAKGYPEITDKARAAYLTAVAKENCASGYQWQPGDAVNFVIGQGSVSVTPLQLAVAYGAIANGGTLWQPHVAAATISAAGKTQPVAAVRTGSVTLSAAARTTLETGLCEVTAGSRGTAFAAFRGFDLSTYRVCGKTGTAEVFGKQPTSWFVSYGPKTAGGHQYVVAVMLEQAGTGADAAAPVARQIWDLLRTLG, encoded by the coding sequence GTGGCAACGGCGCCTGGCCACCCGGCGGTGGGCGTGAACACCCGCTCCGCGGCGCGCTTGGTCGTCGTACTCGCCGTCACCGTCGTGGTGTGCGCGGGGTTGATCCTGCGGCTGGGCCAGGTGCAACTGACCGACGCGACACCGGGCTCAGCGCTGCTGGGCCAGAACGCGACCCGGTCGATCTCCGTGACGGCGCCACGGGGGCAGATCCAGGCGGCCGACGGCACGGTCCTGGTCGGCAACTCGCTGCACCCCGTGTTGACGATCAGCCCGACCGTTCTGGCCGACCAGGCGGACGGCGGTCGGCAACTGCTCACCCGGGTGGCGCGCGAGCTGGCAGTACCCGCCGAGGATCTCATCGGGCGCAGCAAAGTGTGCGGCACCAAGGGGGCCGCGGTGGTGCCGCTGTGCTTCAGCGGCAGCCCGGTCGCACCGATCCCGATCATGGACAACCCACCGATGACCCAGGTCCTGGGAATGCTCGAGCGACCGGCGGACTTTCCCGGTCTGGCGTTGCAGCAGATTCCCGAGCGCAGTTATCCCCAGGACCACCCGGGCGGGATCAACCTGGCCCAGGTCCTGGGCTACCTGGGTTCGGTCAACCAGGCGGAACTGACCGCCGATCCCGCGTTGACGGCACAGGACGTCGTCGGTCGCGCAGGGCTGGAGCTCACCTACAACGCCGCGTTGCAAGGTACGCCGGGCACGGTCACGTACGCGGTCGACGACCGGGGCCTGCCGATCTCCGTTGCGGCGCAGACTCCCGCGGTGCAGGGCGACACCGTGCGCACCCACCTGATCACGGCGCTGCAGCACCGGTCGGAAGCCGCGCTCGCCGCTGGGCTGACCAAGGCCAAGGCCCCCGCCGGTGCTGTCGTCGTCCTCGATGCCAGCGACGGCGGCGTCGTCGCGATGACCAGCCAGCCGACGTACGACCCGGCCGTGTGGACCGGGGGTATCTCGCAGGCCGAGTACACCAAGATCAGCAATGCCCTCTCCAACCGGGCGGTCTCGGAGGTCCAGCCGCCGGGGTCGACGTTCAAGGCGGTCACGCTGCCGGGGGCGATCGCCGCAGGCGCCAGCCCCTCCGGCAGTTACTCGTGTCCGTCATCGGTGCGGATCGGTAATCGCGAGTTCACCAACTTCGAGTCGGAGTCGTATGGCTCGATCTCGATGACGACTGCGCTGGAGGTGTCCTGCGACACGGTGTTCTACCGGTGGGCCTATCAGCAGTGGCAGAAGGAGGGCGGTCTGGCTGCATCCCCTTCCACCACAAGCCCGTTCGCGGTGTCGGCCCGCGACTTCCACCTCGGGCAACGCACCGGTGTCGACCTTCCGGCGGAGGCCGCCGGTCTCATCCCGGACCGGGCCTGGAAGCTGGACCAATGGCAGCAGACGAAGACGCAGATCTGCGCGCGGGCCGCGAAGGGCTACCCGGAGATCACCGACAAGGCCCGCGCGGCCTACCTGACGGCCGTGGCCAAGGAGAACTGCGCGTCCGGGTATCAATGGCAGCCGGGGGACGCGGTGAACTTCGTGATCGGACAGGGCTCGGTGTCCGTGACGCCGCTGCAACTGGCCGTCGCCTACGGCGCGATCGCGAACGGCGGCACGTTGTGGCAGCCGCATGTGGCCGCCGCCACCATCTCGGCAGCCGGCAAGACCCAGCCGGTGGCAGCGGTGAGGACCGGTTCGGTCACCTTGAGCGCCGCCGCGCGGACGACGCTGGAAACCGGGCTGTGCGAGGTGACCGCAGGGAGCCGGGGTACGGCGTTCGCGGCCTTCCGGGGATTCGACCTGTCCACCTACCGGGTGTGTGGGAAAACCGGCACCGCAGAGGTTTTCGGCAAGCAGCCGACGTCGTGGTTCGTTTCGTACGGGCCGAAGACCGCCGGTGGGCACCAATACGTCGTAGCGGTCATGCTCGAACAGGCAGGGACCGGGGCCGATGCGGCAGCACCGGTGGCGCGACAGATCTGGGACCTGCTGCGCACCCTGGGTTGA